The genomic window GGTCGCCGGCATCTTCAAGCAGGAGATGAACGACCTGATCGAGGAGAACCCGAACGTCATCATCGTGGCCACCACCAACTTCCCGCAGCGGGTCGACGAGTCACTGATCAGATCCGGTCGTTTCGACGTGAAGATCAGCGTCCCGAAACCGGATGACAACGCCCGCGCGGAGATCTTCCGGAAGATGATCCGCGGCCTGATCGGGGTCCATGAACGGTCCGGTTTCCGGATGTTCGCCGAAGACCTCGACGTGGCGGTCCTCGGCTCCGCGAGCGCCGGGATGACCGGCGCGGACATCAAGGAGGTGCTGCGCCGGGTGCAGCTGGCCAAGGCGATGCAGGACGCGCGCGGGGCCACGGTCACCCCGATCTCCCAGGAGGACCTTTTAACGGCGATCAGGACCCTTTGATCGTACGGTCGGCCAAAGCCCTGTCCGCACCGCGCGAGGTGGCGCCGCCCTCACGGTCGCCCCGCGACCGCCGGGCGGAAGCGTTGCCGTCCATCGCGGCCGCTGGGGCGGGGCGACCGAAGTGGTACCCCTGAGCGCGGCGGTAACCGAGCCGGTACAGCTCGGCTGCCTGTTCGGCCGTCTCGACACCTTCGGCCACCGCGACCAGGCCCAGACCGTTGGCGACCTGGATCAGCGAGGTCGCGATGACGGCGTGCCGGCCGGCCATCGTCACGTTCTCGACGAACGACTTGTCGACCTTGAGGATCCGGACCGGGAGGGTCTGCAGCAGGCCCAGCGACGAGTGGCCGGTGCCGAAGTCGTCGAGGGCGATGGAGATACCCAGATCGCTGAGTTCCCGCACGGCCCGGACCGCCGCGCCGCCACCGAAGACGGCGGTCTCGGTGACCTCGATGACCAGGCGGGTGGGGTGCACCCCGGTCTCGGCGAGGATGGCGGCGACGATGTCGGTGAAGGCGGGTTCGGCGAGTTGGCGGGCGGAGACGTTGACGCCGATGCGTTCCGGAGCGACACCGGCGTGCCACCAGTCGGCGTACTGCAGGCAGGCGGTCCGCAGAATCCATTCGCCGAGTTCGACGATGAGGCCGTTGCGTTCGGCCACCGGGATGAAATCGTTCGGCGCGACGTTGCCGCGTTCCGGGTGTGTCCAGCGGATCAGGCTCTCGACGGCGTTCACCCGGCCGTCCGGGAGTTCGACGATGGGCTGGTAGACGAGGTGGAACTGGCCCCGGTCGAGAGCGGTCCGCAGGTCGGCGCCGAGGCGGGCCTCCTCACCGGCGGCGTCGTCGAGGTCGTCGGCGTAGGTGCGGTACCGGCCGCCGTCGGCTTTCGCGGCGTACATCGCGACGTCGGCGCGCCGCAGGATCTCCACCGGGTCGCCGGCGGCCGCCCCGACCGGTTCGGCGATGCCGATGCTGGCGCCGACGAGCAGGTCCTGGCCACCCGCGCGAATCGGCCGGTGGATCGCTGACCGTAGCCGTACCGCAAGATCCTCGGGGTTCGCGGTTTCGGTGTCGGACGGCAGCAGAACGGCGAACTCGTCGCCGCCCATCCGGGCCGCCAGCGAACCGGCCGGGGCCTCGGCCGCGATCCGCTGCCCGACCGCGACCAGCAGTTCGTCGCCGACGGCGTGCCCGAACCGGTCGTTGACGGTTTTGAAACCGTTCAGATCGAGCAGCAGCACGGTCGGCGAGACGGAGGCGACGGCCGCGGTGAGCGCCTGTTCGAAGGCGCGCCGGTTGGCCAGCCCGGTGAGCGCGTCGTGCATGGCCAGGTCACCGAGGCGGGCGGCCTGGGTCTTCACCTGCTGGACCAGGCCCCACATCCGGAACACGACGAGCAGGAACAGGACGACGGCGCCGATCCCGAGGGATTCCCAGGCGATGGCGGCCGGGTCGGCGGCACCCTGGATGAAGAGCAGGGCGGGCGCGATCAACGTGAAGATCATCAGGAGGGCGAGCCGGCCGCGGCCGATCTGCTGGGCGGTCAGCGAGGTGTCCGGCCGCTGCCGCATCGACGGGTGCAGGGCGGCGGCGCCCCAGCAGGCGTACGCCATCAGGAACACCGAGTCGATGTAGCCGCCGGTGTACTCGCCGGTGCTGGAGAGCGTCGTGTAGACGAGGTCGCCGGAGAGCATCAGGACCGCACCGGCCGACATCAGGCGCAGGCTGGGGGTGCGGTTCTCCGGCCGGGTCAGCATCCGGGCGACGGCCGTGGTGAGCAGCACGTCGGCGAGCGGATAGCCGATGGTGACGAGCCGTTCCAAGATCGGCGACCCGGCGTCGGCGAGGGTGGGCCCGACGACGGTGACCCAGAAGATCAGGCCGATGCCGGTGGAGATGACGGCAGCGTCGATGATCCCGCCGCGGTCCCGTTCGCCGTGACCGCGGCCGAGCCGCGACAGAGCCACCCAGAGCAGCGGGTACGCCGACAGGTACAGCAGATCCGCCCAGTACGGGTACGGGTACTCGCCCAGCCGCAGCTCGGTCACGTCGTACGTGATGTCGCCGGAGACGAAAGTCAGCACCCCGACCGCGAACAGCAGCCACGCGCTCCGGTGCTCGGGCCGGTTGCGCAGCACGCCGACGATCATCGCGATGACCCCGGAGAGCCCGACCGTGTTGACGTAGATCTTGGCTTGCAGGCTGTCGTCGGGCACGAGAGGGAAGCACAGAGCGGCGACGAACGCCACCGCCAGCCATCCCGCCCACAGCGGTACCCGCATCCTCACGTCCAGCGCAATCGGCTGCCCGCCGGGCGGGTTGAATAAAGGCTCAGCAGGTCCCCGTTCATGCCGAACGGACCGGTGTGGGGCGATTCCGGCCTGCTGCGGCCTTCCGGCGGGGCGAATGGCTGCCCGTGCTCGGTCTTGTCGCTGTCATGCTGATCGTCCTCGGGATACCGGTCTATCTCGTCACCGTGTCGGGTTTCGACCGCCTGGAGCGTACCCAGGTCGGCAAGGACGCGGAGGAACTACGGGTGGCGATCGGCGCCCAGGCCCAGCGCCTGCAGGATTTCGGGGTGACGAACTCGATCTGGACGTCGCTCTACCGGAATCTGGCGGACGCGGACACCGTACAGTTCGCGGTCGATCTGCCGCCGGCCGTGCTGACCCGCGAGTACGGCTTCTCCGGCGCCCTGCTGACCGACCGGCGGGGCCGGATCCGGGCGGGTGGCCTGATCGACGGCGAGGTGTACCGGCCGGCTCCGGAACCACTGGACGATCCCGCGGTGCTGGCCGGCTATCTGCGTACCGGCGAAGCGGGTTCGTCGTTCTGTGGCCTGACCAGCGTGACCGGCACGCCCACCCAGTTCTGCTCGTTCCCGGTCTACCGCGATGAAGGTCTCGGCACCTCGAACGGTTCGCTGCTGGTCTTCCGGTCGCTGGACGCGGCGGGCCTGGACTCGCTGGCGCGGGCGACCGACGACGCGATCACCATGCGGCCGGAACCGCGGGCCGGGGCCGAGGTGCTGCGCGAGCTGGACAGCGCGTTCGGCACGATCACCGTCTCCACCGTGCTGGTCGGCGACGAGATCGCGGTGGCCTGCACGATCACCGGTGTGGACCGGGTGCCGGTCACGTTCGAAGGGCTCAGCACCCGCCCGATCCGGGCACGGGCGCAGATCACCATGGCCCAGCTGGCGGTGGTGATGCTGTTCGCGGTGGCGATCGCCAGCCTGGTGATCAGCATGGCGATGCGGCGGGCCGTCCGGCACCACGTGCAGCCACTGTGGCACACCACCGAGAAGATCATGGCCGAGGGCGATCTGGACCTGCGGGTCCCACCGTCCGGCGACCCCGACATCGACGGGCTCGGCGCCGCCATCAACGACATGCTGGCGGCGATCGATCAGCACAGCCGGGACTTGGCCGAGCTACGGGCCCGGGAGTCGGCGGAACGCGAGGAACAGGTCCGCGACCGGGAGACCGAACGCGACGACGTACTGCGCCGGGTGGAGATCGAGTCGGAGCAGGTCATCGGCGGGGTGACCTACCAGCTCAGCGACGCGGTCCACGAGGTGGACGCGATGAAGGCGTCGGTGCACGAGGTCAACACCGGGGCGGCGACCGCGTACGAGGCCACCGAACAGATGGCCGAACAAGCGCTGCGCGCCGATCAGGCGGCCGAGGCGTTGACGGTCAGCCTGCCGGCCACCCGCGAGATGGTGGCGGTGATCGCGGCGATCGCCGGCCAGACCCGGATGCTGGCCCTGAACGCGACGATCGAGGCGGCCCGAGCCGGCGAGTCCGGCCTGGGTTTCGCGGTGGTAGCCGACGAGGTCCGCAAACTGGCCGACGACACCGCCGAGTCCACCGAACGAATAACGGCCACTCTGAACACCCTGACCGCCACCGCCACCGACGTATCAAGCGCGGTAGCCACCATGAACGACACGCTACGCGGCGTCCGCACCGCGATCGGCCAGGTCCGCACGGTAGCCGGAGCCCAGCACCACACCATCACCGGTCTGGTGGACCAGGTCCAGAACGCGATCGGCCAGATCAACGACTACTCCACCGACCGAACCCGACTGGCCGAACACCCCGAAGCCCAGTCCGGCGACCTGGAACTCTTCTGACAGGAGCTTCGCAGCTTGCCATGGGGTAATGGTTCGTCATGCGGCTTGAACCACCTTTTGTCACCCCACCCGACCCCCCTTCCGGCACACCTGTCGACCCACCTCCGGCCTCACCGTCCGGCAGGCCTGTCGACCCACCTTCCGGCCTATCTCCGGGTTCGTCGTCCGGCACGCCGCTTGACCCGCCGCCGGGCGCGCCTTCCGGCACGCCTCGCGGCGCGCCTTTTGTCATGCCTTTTGTCAGAGCCCGGACGGCGCTCTTGCCCTTGGCCCCGTTCGCACTGCTAGCGGCCTTGATGGCGGCCGGTTGGTCCCCGCTGCACGACTTCGACCGCTGGGTGACCGCACGCTTGCACGAGGCCGCTCATGCAAGCCCCGAGCTGACCACGGCGATGACCTGGCTGACCAACATCTTCCAGCCGAACGTCTTCCGCCTGGCCTCCCTGATCCTGGTGATCTGGCTACTCCGCCGAGGCGCCCGCCGCACGGCAGCCTGGGTGACGGTGACGATGATCGCCGGCGGCGCATTGGGCGCCCTGCTGAAACTCCTGTTCACCCGTGCCCGCCCCGAATTCCCCGAGCCGATCTCCTGGGCAGCCGGTTACGCCTTCCCCTCCGGCCACACCTTGAACGCGGTCCTGGGCGTAGCAGTCTTCGCCCTGGTCTTCCCCCGCTCATGGTCGCTGTGGCTGATCCCGCCACTGGTAGCGGTAACCCGGGTAGTCCTAGGCGTCCACTGGACCACCGACGTCGTAGCCGGCCTACTGCTCGGCGCCACAGTGCTCCTGGCGACGCTACGAGCTTTCCGGCCCCAACCCCAACCCCACCCCGGTTCCGGCACGCCCGTTGAAGTCCCCACTCCACCCCCACCAGGCAGGCGAAACACTTGACCAGAGCCCGCAAGACTGGTCGAGCGTTCAGGGCAACCTGCCGACGGACGGGTGATAGCGGAATTGTAAGTAGCCCTAAATTTGCCGTTGCCGATTCGCTCCGCCAGCGTGGGAACGCGAATCGCGTTGGTCCGGCCCGGAGCGGCGACACCGTAGTTTCTCCGCAAATGGCCTATCGAATATGGGCTAATACGATGCCCGATTGATTTTGACCACACCATTATCGGGAATTCCCGAGCGAAGCGCAGAGGGCCCAACAAAGACCTGCCAGGTTGTTCCTCGAACATCGCACTGTGACCATCGCAGACGCGGTCATTCGGAACCACGCCGAGTGTCACCGTGACCGACGCCCGGCCCTCACCACAATCATTCAATAAAGAATCACCCCGATCCGATCGAAGCAGCGACGTTCCCGGCCGAGGGTCGATCGGCGCAAGAGCGAGCCGGGTCAGCCGATCCATGTCCACGGATCGCCGCTCGAAATCTTCGGACCGCGACACAGCGACCGAAGTCGCCGCCGCCACCCGAGAAGTCACCATCGCCACCTGAGTAGCTGCCGCGTCGCAGGGTGGACGCACCGACCCCGACTCCGACGTTGACGTTGACGTTGACGTCGACCCTGGCTTTGGCTTCGGCGGCACGGGTGTAAGCGAACTCTGCGGTGAGGCAGGTTCGAGCGAATTCCGCGATGGCGCGGCTACGGGCCGAGTTTGGGGCAGCGCGGGTAGCGGCCGAGCCTGGGACGGCGCGGGTTCGGGCCGAGTCTGGGGCGCGAGTGAAGCCAGCCATTCCCGATCCTCGCGGGAGAGGGGCATGGAGTCGCGTTCACGGATACGGCGAAGCTTTTCGGCGTGGCGGCTTTTAAGGCCCCACGCGCGACGTATCGCGTGATCGCGACGAAACTCATCATGGTCGGGACAGTAGTTCCTCGACTTGGTCCGGTCTCGCATTCCGGCAACGCTGAACAAAGCTGGCTGGCTCATGCATGAATTCTTCCGCACCCTCGCCGAAAAGTGTAAGCGGTTGATCATGCCAAACTGTTGATCATGCCAACCAGGGGAGCGGCGGATCTGCGCTGAAACATTCTTATTAAGAAGCAGATTCAGGTGGCAATATTCCTGCGTGTCGGACGCTGTCGAAATGGCGTTCGGCCATCGGCAGGACGGTTCTTGCGAAGGAGTCAAGTCCGCTTATGCAAGATCAGGTTGGCCGGCCGGATCTCGTTGGCATCGTTCGATTCGCTTGCCGGGCGAGGGCGGCCAAGACCTCGTCGAGCGGCAGGTCTGCTGCGCTGGGCAGGAGGAGGTTCGCGTTCGTGAAGCGGCCGTGGTCGGCGTGGGTGTTCGGGACGGCCACGCAAGGTATGCCGGCCGCCTGCGCTGCGGCCACTCCGTGTGCGGTGTCCTCGAACGCGACCGCCTCGAGTGCCGACAGCCCGAGCCGGTTCAAAGCCAGCAGGTAGACCGCCGGATCCGGCTTGTGCGCAGTCACCTCATCACCGGTCGCCACGACCTCGAACCGTGTCCTCAGCCCTACTCGGTCCAGCATCGTGCCCACGTGGCTGACATCGGAACTGCTCGCCACCGCCAGCCGCAACCCGAGTTCAGCGGCGCGTTTCAGCCAGCTGACGATGCCAGGCGCAGGTTCCAGCGCCGCGTTCAGTTCCGCTCGGTACCCCATGCGTAGCGCGTGGCTCGACGCCCGGTCGTACGCGGGCCCGACGGCCTCGGCGAGCGCTGCATAGCGCGGTTCGTTCGCGTCGCCGCCGTGGTCGGCGAAGAAGCCGGCCGGGTCGAGATCCATGCCGTGCCGCCGCCACTCCCAGCGCCAACTCTCCAGCAGCGTGGTCTCGGTATCCATCAGCAGGCCGTCGAAGTCGAAGATCAGCGCCTTGATCGTCACAGCGGCCAGTATCCCAATCCCGGCCTGACGCCCGACTGGCCTGCCCCCTCATCGCCAGACAGCGGACGGCCCTCGCTGACCCCACGTGTCACCACTACACCTTGGCTTCTGCTGAAGGCGACATCTCTGGTCGGCGCGCTGCCCCTGGGCCACATGCAGTCGCGGGACATCGGCGACGGGCTCGGCGGGCGGCGAGACCTCCCGGTCAAAGGACTCGGCGACCACCTGGACGCCATCCTGCAGGAAGGCCCGCGCCCGCTTCTTCGGCCAGTACCGGCGAACCGGAACACCCAGGACCTCCTCACCGAAGGTCCGCCATGACGCCCGTGGTCCGCCCAGGTGCTGGCAGCTCGGCGATAGAGATCGATGATCGCCTCGCCCAGTCCGGCATCGGATACGTCGTCGTCGATGGTGATCCCGGTGGTACCGAGCCCGTGCGTGACCATCGTCCGGCCCGGGAAGACATGAGCCTCGCCCTACGACATCGGCGAAGGCTACCGGCGATCGCCTCTGGACAGCGCCGCGGTCACCGCCGGGCCCGGACGGCGCAGTGGATCACCGCCGGGCTCGGACGGCGCGGCAGGTCGCCGGACCGGACCGCTCGTAGACGACGCCCTGGTCGAGGACGAAGGAGGCCAAACGGAGCCGTCCGTCACGAGACCGGGACCGAAATCGGGCGGGGATCATAGGTCGAGCAGTTCGACCGTCACGGCTGTCACCGAACCGGGCGTCAGCGATTCGGCCTTGCGGATGGACCGCTTCACCGGGAGGACGTAGGTGTTCCGACCTCGGTCCGGGAAGACTGAGGTCGTCCAGGAACTGCCGCCCACGGCGGCCCGGACCCGCAGCGATCCGAAACCCCGGGTCAGGCCGGCGGCCCGGTCCCGGATCTCCTCCGACGCCTCCTCGGGCAGGCTGACGAACGTCCAGCTCTCATCACGGCGTGCCTCCCAGATCCACAGTTCGCTCTCGAATTCCACTCGCACTCCCGCAGCATGCCACCGGGGTATGACATTCCGAGCCAGGCCTCGGCCTGCCTCGCTGCGCGTCACGACCGCAGCTGCACCGGGGCCGGGGGGACTGCCGGGCAGAGCTGTCGTGCAGAGCTGTCGTGCAGAGCTGTCGGGCAGGGAGCTGTGGGGCGGGAGCTGTCGGGCGCAGGATGCCATGCGTCTCGGCGCGCGGGGTGTAAGCGCCGTCCGACGTGGACCAATCGATGTCGTCAACATCGGGTCAACTCAGGCGGTGTAACCATGGAGGCATGACGAAGCTGACTGCGCGGGAGATCGCGGCACGGGCGCCTCAGGGCTGGGTTCTGTTGCCGGGAGTGTTGCGGGCTCGGCTGCGGACCGGGAGCTTCGCGGTGGGGCTGGAACTGGTCAACGCGATCGGGGCGGCGGCTGAGAAGGCTGATCATCATCCGGATCTGGATCTGCGGTTCACGCATCTGGACGTAACGTTGAGCAGTCACGACGTGGGCCGGGTGACGGGGCGTGACCTGCGGATGGCGGCTACGGTCAGCGAGTTGGCAGCGGGGGCGGGAGTGCCACTGGAGGCGGCTGGGGTCGTACGTCTGGAGCTGGCTCTTGATTCTCCGGCGAGAGCGACGGTGTTGCCGTTCTGGCGGGCGGTGCTGGGGATGGCGGTGCATTCCGACGAGTTCGGTGAGGATCTGCGGGACCCGTCCGGCGTGCTTCCGGCGGTGTGGTTTCAGGAGTCCGGTCTTGAGGGGTCGTGCCAGCGGTGGCATCCGGACCTGTGGGTCGATCCGTCCGAGGTGCCGGGGCGGATCGAGGCCGCGGTGGCAGCCGGCGGCACGCTGGTCAGTGACGCGGAGGCGCCGGCGTTCTGGGTGCTCGCCGACCCGGAGGGCAACCGGATGTGCCTGTGCACCTGGCAGCATCGCGAGGGCGAGGGGCCGGGGCAGGACAAGAACGGCGAGGGGCCGGGGCAGGACAAAAGCGGCGAGGAGCCAGGGGAGTAAAGGCGCCACGGGGAGACAAGGCGGCGATGCGCGGCGTGAGGCGGCGATGCGCGGCGATAGGCGGCGTGAGGTGGGCAAGGGCTGAGCGGGGTGGACCGAGACCACCCCGCTCAGCCTCGCCGCCGATCAGGCCGCGATCGGGGCCTGATCGGTGACCGGAGCCGGCGCCCCGCCGGACAGGTGCCGTAGGTAGGCCGGCAGGGTCAGGAACTCGGGGCAGGTCCGCTCGGTGAGCAGGACCGTCAACAGCGTCCGGGCCTGGCCGAAGCAGCGTGCCCCTTCCTCGTCCAGGGCGCCGGTCTCGCTGAGCACGTCGAGTTCCTCGCGCAGCATCCGGCCGACGAGGGCCGCCGTCACCGGCACGCCGTAGTCGGTGGGGGTGCCGGTGGAGATCCACTGCCAGAGTTGGGCCCGGCAGATCTCGGCGGTCGCCGCGTCCTCCATCAGGCCGCCGAGTGCGACGGCGCCCCGGCCGCCGATCCAGGCGGCGATGTAACGCAGTGCCACGCTGGCGTTGGTGCGCAGCGCGACCTCGGTGACGGTGACGTCGGTGGACCGCACTTGCAGCAGGTCGGCGGCGGTGACTCGCACGTCGTCGCGTTTGCGCACGATCTGGTGCGGTTCGGCGCCGAGCCACTGGTCGAACACCTCACGGCAGGTTTCGACCAGGCCGGGGTGTGCGACCCAGGAGCCGTCGAAGCCGTCGCCGACTTCGCGCCGTTTGTCCTGGCGGACCTGGTTGAGGGCGCGTTTGGCGGCGACCGGGTCGCGGCTGGGCACGACCGCGGCCATACCGCCGATCGCGTGGGCGCCGCGCCGATGGCAGGTGCGGACCAGTAGTTCGGTGTAGGCGCGCATGAACGGGGTGGTCATGGTGACCTGGGAGCGTTCGGGCAGGACCACGTCCGGACGGTTCTTGATCATGCTGAACAGGTAGTCCCAGCGGCCCGCGTTCAGGCCGGCCGAGTGTTCGCGCAGTTCGTAGAGGATCTCCTCCATCTCGAACGCCGCGTTGATCGTCTCGATCAGGACGGTGGCCCGGATCGTGCCGCGGGGGATGCCGAGGTATTCCTGGGCGAAGACGAAGACGTCGTTCCAGAGGCGGGCCTCCAGGTGCGACTCCAGTTTCGGCAGGTAGAAGTAGGGGCCGCTGCCCCGGTCGATCTGCCGCTGCCCGCAGTGGAACAGGTAGAGACCGAAATCGAACAGCGACGCCGACACCGCCCGCCCGCCGATGCGCAGGTGGCTTTCGGGCAGGTGCCAGCCGCGCGGCCGGATCATGATCGTGGGAAGTTCGCCCGATATGCGATAAGTCCGATCTGCGCTGGCGAATTCCAGCGTCCCGTCCAGCGCGTCGCGCAGGTTGAGCTGCCCGAGGACGACGTTCTCCCAGGTGGGTGAGGTGGCGTCCTCGAAGTCAGCCATCCAGACGCGTGCACCCGAGTTGAGGGCGTTGATGGTCATCTTGCGTTCCGGCGGGCCGGTGATCTCGACCCGCCGGTCGCTGAGCCCCGGCGCAAGAGGGGCCACCCGCCAGGACGGATCGTCCCGGATGTGCGCGGTGCCGGTGAGGAAGTCCAGATCGGTGGTGCGGGTGGTCCGGCGGCGGCGACGGCGTTCCAGCAACTGGACCCGGCGGGCGCCGAACTCACGGTCGAGGGCCGCGATGAACGCGACGGCCTCGGGCGTCAGGATCTCGGCGTGACGGCCGGCGGTCGTACCGGTGATGGTGATCTCTTCAGCGCCCATGTCCGTCCCCTTCTCAGAACTGCTCGGCCTCGGTGGAACCGGACAGGGCGGTGGTGCTGCTGTCCGGGTTCAGAGCGGTGGAGACGGCGTCGAAGTAGCCGGTGCCGACCTCGGCCTGGTGCTTGGTGGCGGTGTAGCCGTCGGCCTCGGCCGCGAACTCGGCTTCCTGCAACTTCACGTAGGCGCTCATGCCGGTCTCGGCGTACCCGCGGGCCAGTTCGAACATCGAGTGGTTGAGCGCGTGGAACCCGGCCAGGGTGACGAACTGGAACTTGTAGCCCATCGCGCCGAGTTCCTTCTGGAAGCGGGCGATGGTGTCGTCGTCCAGGTTCTTGCGCCAGTTGAACGAC from Actinoplanes derwentensis includes these protein-coding regions:
- a CDS encoding putative bifunctional diguanylate cyclase/phosphodiesterase; the protein is MRVPLWAGWLAVAFVAALCFPLVPDDSLQAKIYVNTVGLSGVIAMIVGVLRNRPEHRSAWLLFAVGVLTFVSGDITYDVTELRLGEYPYPYWADLLYLSAYPLLWVALSRLGRGHGERDRGGIIDAAVISTGIGLIFWVTVVGPTLADAGSPILERLVTIGYPLADVLLTTAVARMLTRPENRTPSLRLMSAGAVLMLSGDLVYTTLSSTGEYTGGYIDSVFLMAYACWGAAALHPSMRQRPDTSLTAQQIGRGRLALLMIFTLIAPALLFIQGAADPAAIAWESLGIGAVVLFLLVVFRMWGLVQQVKTQAARLGDLAMHDALTGLANRRAFEQALTAAVASVSPTVLLLDLNGFKTVNDRFGHAVGDELLVAVGQRIAAEAPAGSLAARMGGDEFAVLLPSDTETANPEDLAVRLRSAIHRPIRAGGQDLLVGASIGIAEPVGAAAGDPVEILRRADVAMYAAKADGGRYRTYADDLDDAAGEEARLGADLRTALDRGQFHLVYQPIVELPDGRVNAVESLIRWTHPERGNVAPNDFIPVAERNGLIVELGEWILRTACLQYADWWHAGVAPERIGVNVSARQLAEPAFTDIVAAILAETGVHPTRLVIEVTETAVFGGGAAVRAVRELSDLGISIALDDFGTGHSSLGLLQTLPVRILKVDKSFVENVTMAGRHAVIATSLIQVANGLGLVAVAEGVETAEQAAELYRLGYRRAQGYHFGRPAPAAAMDGNASARRSRGDREGGATSRGADRALADRTIKGS
- a CDS encoding methyl-accepting chemotaxis protein, which produces MLIVLGIPVYLVTVSGFDRLERTQVGKDAEELRVAIGAQAQRLQDFGVTNSIWTSLYRNLADADTVQFAVDLPPAVLTREYGFSGALLTDRRGRIRAGGLIDGEVYRPAPEPLDDPAVLAGYLRTGEAGSSFCGLTSVTGTPTQFCSFPVYRDEGLGTSNGSLLVFRSLDAAGLDSLARATDDAITMRPEPRAGAEVLRELDSAFGTITVSTVLVGDEIAVACTITGVDRVPVTFEGLSTRPIRARAQITMAQLAVVMLFAVAIASLVISMAMRRAVRHHVQPLWHTTEKIMAEGDLDLRVPPSGDPDIDGLGAAINDMLAAIDQHSRDLAELRARESAEREEQVRDRETERDDVLRRVEIESEQVIGGVTYQLSDAVHEVDAMKASVHEVNTGAATAYEATEQMAEQALRADQAAEALTVSLPATREMVAVIAAIAGQTRMLALNATIEAARAGESGLGFAVVADEVRKLADDTAESTERITATLNTLTATATDVSSAVATMNDTLRGVRTAIGQVRTVAGAQHHTITGLVDQVQNAIGQINDYSTDRTRLAEHPEAQSGDLELF
- a CDS encoding phosphatase PAP2 family protein, with product MAAGWSPLHDFDRWVTARLHEAAHASPELTTAMTWLTNIFQPNVFRLASLILVIWLLRRGARRTAAWVTVTMIAGGALGALLKLLFTRARPEFPEPISWAAGYAFPSGHTLNAVLGVAVFALVFPRSWSLWLIPPLVAVTRVVLGVHWTTDVVAGLLLGATVLLATLRAFRPQPQPHPGSGTPVEVPTPPPPGRRNT
- a CDS encoding HAD family hydrolase gives rise to the protein MTIKALIFDFDGLLMDTETTLLESWRWEWRRHGMDLDPAGFFADHGGDANEPRYAALAEAVGPAYDRASSHALRMGYRAELNAALEPAPGIVSWLKRAAELGLRLAVASSSDVSHVGTMLDRVGLRTRFEVVATGDEVTAHKPDPAVYLLALNRLGLSALEAVAFEDTAHGVAAAQAAGIPCVAVPNTHADHGRFTNANLLLPSAADLPLDEVLAALARQANRTMPTRSGRPT
- a CDS encoding DUF1905 domain-containing protein translates to MRVEFESELWIWEARRDESWTFVSLPEEASEEIRDRAAGLTRGFGSLRVRAAVGGSSWTTSVFPDRGRNTYVLPVKRSIRKAESLTPGSVTAVTVELLDL
- a CDS encoding VOC family protein, which produces MTKLTAREIAARAPQGWVLLPGVLRARLRTGSFAVGLELVNAIGAAAEKADHHPDLDLRFTHLDVTLSSHDVGRVTGRDLRMAATVSELAAGAGVPLEAAGVVRLELALDSPARATVLPFWRAVLGMAVHSDEFGEDLRDPSGVLPAVWFQESGLEGSCQRWHPDLWVDPSEVPGRIEAAVAAGGTLVSDAEAPAFWVLADPEGNRMCLCTWQHREGEGPGQDKNGEGPGQDKSGEEPGE
- the aceB gene encoding malate synthase A — translated: MGAEEITITGTTAGRHAEILTPEAVAFIAALDREFGARRVQLLERRRRRRTTRTTDLDFLTGTAHIRDDPSWRVAPLAPGLSDRRVEITGPPERKMTINALNSGARVWMADFEDATSPTWENVVLGQLNLRDALDGTLEFASADRTYRISGELPTIMIRPRGWHLPESHLRIGGRAVSASLFDFGLYLFHCGQRQIDRGSGPYFYLPKLESHLEARLWNDVFVFAQEYLGIPRGTIRATVLIETINAAFEMEEILYELREHSAGLNAGRWDYLFSMIKNRPDVVLPERSQVTMTTPFMRAYTELLVRTCHRRGAHAIGGMAAVVPSRDPVAAKRALNQVRQDKRREVGDGFDGSWVAHPGLVETCREVFDQWLGAEPHQIVRKRDDVRVTAADLLQVRSTDVTVTEVALRTNASVALRYIAAWIGGRGAVALGGLMEDAATAEICRAQLWQWISTGTPTDYGVPVTAALVGRMLREELDVLSETGALDEEGARCFGQARTLLTVLLTERTCPEFLTLPAYLRHLSGGAPAPVTDQAPIAA